The Halotia branconii CENA392 region GCTTCTTTGCTTGCTTGATCCATTGTGTTTCTTAAACGTGCAATTGCTTCTTCTTTTTTCCTAGGAAACTGAGACTGCATAATTGCCGCAATTTTAAGTTGTAATTGTTCGCGTTCTTCTTCAGTAGCATTGCGGTATGCCTCTGCAACCTCAGAGGAAACTTTGATGGTAATTTCTTCTTTAGTAATCATGGCCTGTTCGCTTTCGTAATTTCTCATCTTTAATCATGTTACTTCCTTGGCTCAGAGTTCCCCCCCTAAAAGACTTTTTGGAACTAATCCCTGCATTTGTGCCTTAGCGCCGGAGAATTTGCCAAAACTGAATGCTCCTGAACCGTATTTACTGAGGTATAGCAAAACCTGCTTCAATTGTTTATATAAAGAAAGCCCCTAATAATTTAATCAACTAGGTATTTTTGCATGGCACTGGATATTTCCACTTTGCCTTTGGCATTTCAGTTTACTTCTCCAGGCCCTATTCTGGTGAAACTAGGCCCAATAACTATCCGCTGGTATGGGTTGTTGATTGCTACAGCTGTATTAATCGGCGTTAGCCTTTCTCAGTATTTAGCAAAGCGCCGTAATATTAATCCTGATTTGTTGAGCGATTTGTCAATTTGGTTGGTGATTGGGGCAATTCCCGCAGCCCGGATTTATTACGTTTTATTTCAGTGGTCAGAATATGCTCAATACCCAGAGAGGATTATTGCCATCTGGCAAGGAGGTATTGCAATTCATGGAGCAATTCTCGGTGGGACTTTAGCAGCCCTAATCTTTGCCAAACTCAAGCAGGTTTCTTTTTGGCAATTAGCTGATTTAGTCGCTCCTTCACTAATTTTAGGACAAGCGATCGGGCGTTGGGGTAATTTTTTTAACTCTGAAGCTTTTGGCAGTCCTACCAATTTACCTTGGAAACTATATATTCCACCACAACGCCGTCCTCCAGAGTTAGCAAATTTTGAATACTTCCATCCCACATTTCTCTACGAATCTCTGTGGGATTTAATGGTGTTTACTTTGCTAATGACTTTGTTTTTTCAGAGTTTATCTGGCAGATTGCGTCTGCGGGTTGGGGCGCTATCTATGGTTTACTTGATAGCCTACAGTTTAGGGCGCTTATGGATCGAAGGTCTGCGTACTGATAGTTTAATGTTGGGGCCTTTGCGAATAGCGCAAGTCGTCAGTCTTATTGGCATTACCTTGGGATTAGCTGGGTTATTTTGGCTTTACATACGTAAACGCCCTTTACCTGATGTAGTTTCTCCCAAAGGCGATGGAGAGTAGAAAGCAGCACTTCGGCTCCTTTCGACTTCGCTCAAGGCAAGACGCTCAGTGACCGGGAATAGGAAAAGTAAGAAAATATGGAGAAAACACAACTGACAACACTTCGACTACGCGGTAGTTGAATCTCGACTTCGCTCGATTACCGCGCAGTCGAAACTCAGTACATCGCTGACCACTGACAACACTTCGACTACGCTCAGTGCATCGCTGACCACTGACCACTAACAACTGACCAAAAAATAAAAAATGCCCCAGAATATTTTCTAGGGCTTAACCAGGGTGCATCTACCATTACTTTCTACTAGGGATAGATGGTAAATCCGGAAAGACACTGAGAAAATACCAAAAAAATTTCTAGAGAATTTCTTACCTGCTGATAATTACGTAACTACACTAAAAATTCTTGTATGCAAAATCATTTCAAGTACATAAAATCAATAGTGTATATTGTAGGAGCAGGTCCCGGAGATCCAGACTTATTAACAGTTAAAGC contains the following coding sequences:
- the lgt gene encoding prolipoprotein diacylglyceryl transferase, whose amino-acid sequence is MALDISTLPLAFQFTSPGPILVKLGPITIRWYGLLIATAVLIGVSLSQYLAKRRNINPDLLSDLSIWLVIGAIPAARIYYVLFQWSEYAQYPERIIAIWQGGIAIHGAILGGTLAALIFAKLKQVSFWQLADLVAPSLILGQAIGRWGNFFNSEAFGSPTNLPWKLYIPPQRRPPELANFEYFHPTFLYESLWDLMVFTLLMTLFFQSLSGRLRLRVGALSMVYLIAYSLGRLWIEGLRTDSLMLGPLRIAQVVSLIGITLGLAGLFWLYIRKRPLPDVVSPKGDGE